From a region of the Zingiber officinale cultivar Zhangliang chromosome 4B, Zo_v1.1, whole genome shotgun sequence genome:
- the LOC121978664 gene encoding uncharacterized protein LOC121978664, whose amino-acid sequence MNNNIEGSSNLSSSSSDDDNYAESFSARQQLIAQRRDGLGRLGLSSLQKITTAFRILAYGVPVDATDEYIKIRESTAIESVKRFCHAVVEVFGGQYLRSPNAHDVARLLHIGELRGITIPAHYVIQGKEYNMGYYLADDECDLNALIVEHFEVPTPDVEPARDDGTRFEEFLARYRQIKDKEAHITLRNALIEHLWEQYSNSES is encoded by the exons ATGAATAACAATATTGAAGGTTCATCAAATTTATCATCTTCAAGCTCTGATGATGATAACTATGCAGAAAGTTTTAGTGCAAGGCAACAACTGATCGCTCAG AGAAGAGATGGGCTTGGAAGACTTGGTTTGTCAAGCTTGCAAAAAATAACAACTGCATTTCGGATATTAGCATACGGTGTACCAGTAGATGCTACTGATGAGTACATTAAAATAAGGGAATCAACTGCTATTGAAAGTGTGAAACGATTTTGTCATGCTGTTGTTGAAGTTTTTGGAGGGCAGTACCTACGATCTCCAAATGCTCACGATGTTGCTAGGTTACTTCATATTGGTGAACTACGAG GTATTACAATTCCTGCTCATTATGTCATTCAAGGAAAAGAGTACAATATGGGTTACTATTTAGCTGATG ATGAATGTGATTTAAATGCACTAATCGTGGAACACTTTGAGGTGCCAACTCCAGATGTTGAGCCCGCAAGAGATGATGGTACTCGATTTGAAGAGTTTCTAGCTCGATACAGACAAATCAAAGACAAAGAAGCTCATATTACCCTTCGAAATGCATTAATTGAGCATTTATGGGAACAATATAGTAATTCTGAAAGTTAA
- the LOC121976641 gene encoding E3 ubiquitin-protein ligase BRE1-like 1, giving the protein MGSTGEPERKRRHFGPISPTSAGATKKQPFSPRSDDKKLDVAVLKYKNQKLSEQLEAQKFEYLALGNKFHQFKEKQKTHEDTLLLVNNNWERLLCDLDSLSTSASGSTCAYHLKHSHLSNDGASFSIEEDFLRRLLETGATECSENASPTSNQDDVQATPLATKSILKNLLSLLNGVWHVNEVFSAACLSTIPEDEPGRKLLKIIQDLEVEVRNFLMAVGDLHLKHRSVADDLLNHQDVDLINKAECKRLAEELASTVAELEESNCRISKLKLHKGTTQNSHFLFPNFGNKQVARDKVKDAKKDMQYMESSLKELTVLVSSRLEDIKKLHEERIDILRKIADMRNALMDFKKISSSKTFVLLSDHLKTSKEEMDQCRVSLEKLQVEKDSFIWWEKEVNWKHEIADIGRTISFLSESRIAELEQSLRKLADERVMLESKLEAATRGSSRKEIIQEFKALVASLPKSMEIVQNEIDQKKEATINLHSLRAEVQCLSSMLHRKENEIKTLFNNSSQQLSEIKQLHTTVQDLRETNYELKLFLEMYRRESTDSRDLIVSKDNEYEAWAHVHTLKSSLDEHNLELRVKAAIEAEATSLKMLTSAEAEIDELRQMLETCERDMSRLSEILKSKHEEGRTYLSEIECIGQSYEDMQTQNQHLLHQIIERDDYNIKLVMEGVKEKQMQEALRLEIQTMNRKLQQAKLLMDSYDLKASKMDEQLKMWSEQVGKLAEDARQGGATFEHTKKRLLDAQMEAQKLRLLLDGVQDKVEGSRLEVANLLIEIEKERYNKKRTEESLEVMTRKAASLRAQTKGSVLEKLRQEVKEYRGILKCSICLDRQKEVVIAKCYHLFCHQCVQRTVSNRQRKCPTCGASFSPNDVKPIYI; this is encoded by the exons ATGGGAAGCACCGGGGAGCCAGAGAGGAAGCGACGGCATTTCGGGCCCATATCTCCCACTAGCGCCGGTGCCACCAAGAAGCAGCCTTTTTCACCTCGCTCTGATGACAAGAAG CTTGATGTTGCTGTGTTGAAATACAAGAATCAGAAGCTTTCTGAACAATTAGAAGCTCAGAAATTTGAGTATCTTGCTCTTGGAAATAAATTTCATCAGTTCAAAGAGAAACAGAAGACACATGAGGACACGCTACTTTTGGTAAATAATAACTGGGAGCGG CTTCTCTGTGACCTGGACTCACTTTCTACCTCAGCAAGTGGATCTACATGTGCTTATCACTTGAAACACTCTCATTTGTCCAATG ATGGAGCATCCTTCTCCATAGAGGAAGATTTCTTGAGGAGACTTTTGGAAACAGGTGCAACCGAATGTTCTGAGAATGCATCTCCTACATCTAACCAGGATGATGTACAAGCAACACCTTTGGCAACAAAAAGCATCTTGAAGAATCTTTTAAGTTTACTCAATGGTGTATGGCATGTAAATGAGGTGTTTTCTGCTGCTTGCCTTTCAACTATACCTGAAGATG AACCTGGCAGAAAATTGCTGAAAATTATTCAAGACCTTGAGGTAGAGGTTAGAAACTTTCTCATGGCTGTAGGTGATCTTCATTTAAAACATAGATCAGTGGCAGATGACCTCCTAAACCATCAAGATGTAGATTTGATAAATAAGGCTGAATGCAAACGACTAGCAG AGGAGTTGGCCAGTACAGTTGCTGAATTGGAAGAAAGCAATTGTAGGATATCAAAGCTAAAGTTGCATAAAGGCACAACACAAAATTCACATTTCCTTTTCCCTAATTTTGGAAACAAACAAGTTGCTAGAGATAAGGTGAAGGATGCAAAAAAGGATATGCAATATATGGAATCTTCCCTCAAAGAATTGACG GTTCTGGTTTCAAGCCGGTTGGAGGACATAAAGAAATTGCATGAAGAAAGAATTGATATTCTAAGGAAAATAGCTGATATGCGG AATGCTTTGATGGATTTCAAGAAGATATCGTCATCCAAGACTTTTGTGTTGCTGAGTGACCacctgaagacatcaaaggaagaAATGGATCAGTGCCGGGTTTCACTTGAGAAATTGCAG GTTGAAAAAGACAGCTTTATATGGTGGGAAAAGGAGGTGAATTGGAAACATGAGATAGCTGATATTGGTAGGACAATCTCTTTTCTTTCCGAGTCTAGAATTGCCGAACTAGAGCAGAGTCTGCGGAAATTGGCTGATGAAAGGGTTATGTTAGAGTCCAAACTTGAAGCAGCCACAAGAGGATCAA GTAGGAAAGAGATAATTCAAGAATTCAAGGCACTTGTTGCATCACTGCCTAAAAGCATGGAGATCGTGCAAAATGAAATTGATCAAAAAAAGGAAGCTACTATCAACCTTCATTCTCTGAGAGCAGAAGTGCAATGCCTTTCTAGTATGTTGCATAGGAAG GAGAACGAGATTAAAACTTTATTCAATAATTCTTCTCAACAACTTTCTGAAATAAAGCAGCTGCATACAACT GTCCAAGATTTGAGAGAGACTAATTATGAGTTGAAGCTATTCCTAGAGATGTATAGACGTGAATCTACTGATTCCAG GGATCTCATAGTATCCAAAGACAATGAATATGAAGCATGGGCTCATGTCCATACTCTCAAATCATCTCTTGATGAACACAACTTGGAATTGCGTGTTAAGGCAGCCATTGAAGCTGAAGCAACATCTCTAAAGATGCTAACTTCTGCTGAAGCTGAGATTGATGAATTGAGGCAGATGTTGGAAACATGTGAGAG GGATATGTCTAGGTTGTCTGAGATTCTGAAATCAAAACACGAGGAAGGAAGAACATATCTATCCGAAATTGAG TGTATTGGACAATCATATGAAGATATGCAAACTCAAAACCAACACTTGTTGCACCAGATTATAGAGAGAGACGACTACAACATCAAA CTTGTGATGGAGGGCGTGAAAGAGAAGCAAATGCAGGAAGCACTTCGTTTGGAAATACAAACTATGAACAGAAAGCTACAACAAGCCAAACTGttgatggattcatatgatcTGAAGGCTTCGAAAATGGATGAACAGCTGAAGATGTGGTCAGAGCAAGTGGGGAAACTTGCTGAGGATGCTCGACAGGGTGGAGCCACTTTTGAGCACACAAAGAAAAGGCTATTGGATGCACAGATGGAGGCTCAAAAATTGAGACTATTACTCGACGGTGTTCAAGACAAGGTTGAGGGAAGCCGACTAGAGGTAGCAAATTTGCTGATAGAAATAGAGAAAGAGAG GTACAACAAGAAGAGAACTGAGGAAAGTTTAGAAGTCATGACGAGGAAAGCTGCCTCTCTCAGGGCACAAACCAAGGGTTCTGTCCTGGAGAAACTTCGGCAAGAAGTAAAAGAATATAGGGGAATCCTCAAATGCAGTATCTGCCTTGATCGGCAAAAGGAG GTTGTGATTGCAAAATGCTACCATTTATTCTGCCATCAGTGTGTCCAAAGAACAGTTAGCAACCGTCAGCGCAAGTGCCCAACTTGCGGGGCGAGTTTCAGCCCGAACGATGTCAAGCCAATCTACATTTGA
- the LOC121977947 gene encoding GATA transcription factor 2-like codes for MAKEWETMNFTVGMGMASSPAAAAPATTCLYGTIPPVVDELLDLSSSQHDDCFPSAEGAAPPAGPAWFSEFKPLQAPNSSFDLYIPQCEDAAELEWLSKFVDDSFSDVPYYNSGLGAVTAAVAAASVKRDPPPQSRAEQSSTVSAAWSSLVAGIVQNASPSSPSSSSSSEFPEKAGSTGNAGKGGGKGKKGGGGEGSAGGVRRCSHCASEKTPQWRTGPLGPKTLCNACGVRYKSGRLVQEYRPAASPTFVLSQHSNSHRKVMELRRQKEMLLVGHGTQQEGDASSSSAISELIHGDYAISSAPSLLTGGGRQ; via the exons ATGGCTAAGGAATGGGAGACGATGAATTTTACAGTGGGGATGGGAATGGCGTCCAGTCCCGCTGCTGCTGCGCCAGCGACAACGTGCCTCTACGGCACCATTCCTCCCGTCGTGGACGAACTCCTCGACTTGTCGTCGTCGCAGCATGACGACTGCTTTCCCTCTGCGGAGGGGGCTGCGCCGCCCGCAGGACCGGCGTGGTTCTCCGAGTTCAAACCTCTTCAGGCTCCCAACTCCTCCTTCGATCTTTACATTCCG CAATGCGAGGACGCGGCGGAGCTGGAATGGCTGTCGAAGTTCGTGGACGACTCTTTCTCCGACGTGCCTTACTATAATTCCGGCCTGGGGGCAGTAACTGCTGCTGTGGCTGCGGCTTCAGTTAAGCGGGACCCGCCGCCGCAGAGTAGGGCGGAGCAGTCGTCCACTGTTTCGGCCGCGTGGTCGTCGTTGGTGGCCGGGATAGTGCAGAACGCGTCGCCGTCTTCCCCGTCGTCCTCGTCGTCTTCTGAGTTTCCGGAAAAGGCCGGAAGCACTGGGAACGCCGGGAAGGGAGGAGGGAAGGGGAAGAAGGGCGGCGGCGGCGAAGGAAGCGCAGGGGGCGTACGGCGCTGCTCGCACTGCGCGTCGGAGAAGACGCCGCAGTGGCGGACGGGGCCGCTTGGACCCAAGACGCTGTGCAACGCCTGCGGCGTGCGGTACAAGTCAGGGCGGCTCGTGCAGGAGTACCGACCGGCGGCGAGCCCTACCTTCGTGCTCTCCCAGCACTCCAACTCCCACCGCAAGGTCATGGAACTTCGCCGCCAGAAGGAGATGCTCCTCGTCGGCCATGGCACCCAGCAGGAAGGCGATGCCTCCTCATCCTCCGCCATCTCGGAGCTCATCCATGGCGACTATGCGATCAGCTCAGCGCCGTCTCTTCTCACCGGCGGCGGCCGTCAGTAG
- the LOC121978665 gene encoding uncharacterized protein LOC121978665 gives MKGCIRQIEHLNPSGASEQDILTRAKMLFAEDPKYTKGFKFDHVWNILKDIEKFGTGTMNTASIKLRQQNTNAGSSKQQFSEEAFHTPSSPCVSAFDLNITDSDSGGSSIKRPPGVKKAKMKKKNDEQIAKVININAQLVEAMNASTAATTKMTDTMLYKEEIKILFKDLNSISNPMMRKYIRNEQIRIMQKRMQVQGSHSVAHQGEGSQTSQIQGEGSQLNQYQGEDQESQNPTNIFGQFHNYFSGMRSDLPEY, from the exons ATGAAAGGTTGCATTCGACAAATCGAACATCTGAATCCTAGTGGAGCATCGGAACAAGATATT TTAACTCGTGCCAAAATGCTATTTGCAGAAGACCCAAAATACACAAAGGGttttaaatttgatcatgtctggaATATTCTCAAAGACATTGAAAAATTTGGCACTGGCACTATGAATACTGCATCCATAAAATTGCGACAACAAAATACTAATGCTGGTTCATCTAAACAACAATTCTCCGAGGAAGCATTTcatacaccttcttctccttgtgtGTCTGCTTTTGATCTTAATATCACTGATTCAGATAGCGGTGGTAGTTCTATTAAACGACCTCCAGGGGTGAAAAAagcaaaaatgaagaaaaagaatgaTGAACAAATTGCAAAGGTAATTAATATTAATGCTCAACTTGTTGAGGCAATGAATGCAAGTACTGCTGCTACTACAAAAATGACAGATACTATGCTTTACAAGGaagaaatcaaaattttattcaaagatTTGAACTCGATCTCTAACCCGATGATGCGTAAATATATTCGCAATGAGCAAATTAGAATTATGCAAAAGAGAATGCAAGTACAAGGATCTCATTCAGTTGCACATCAAGGAGAAGGATCTCAAACATCTCAAATACAGGGAGAAGGATCACAACTTAATCAATATCAAGGTGAAGATCAAGAATCTCAGAATCCTACGAATATTTTTGggcaatttcataattattttagcgGAATGAGGAGTGATCTTCCTGAATATtag
- the LOC121978666 gene encoding DNA-directed RNA polymerases II, IV and V subunit 9A-like codes for MSAMKFCRECNNILYPREDRERKVLLFACRNCDYQEVADCNCVYRNVVHHSAGERTQILHDVASDPTLPRTKTMKCIQCNHPEVVFFQAAARGEEGMTLFFVCCNANCGHRWREN; via the exons ATGAGTGCCATGAAGTTTTGCCGCGAGTG CAACAACATCCTTTACCCGAGAGAAGACAGGGAGCGGAAGGTCCTCCTCTTTGCCTGCCGGAACTGCGACTACCAA GAGGTAGCTGATTGTAACTGTGTCTATAGAAACGTGGTACATCATTCTGCAGGTGAACGCACTCAAATCTTACATGATGTAGCATCTGATCCAACTCTTCCTCGCACAAAGACAATGAAATGCATTCAGTGCAATCATCCTGAAGTTGTTTTCTTCCAG GCTGCTGCTAGGGGAGAGGAAGGTATGACTTTGTTCTTCGTCTGCTGCAACGCTAATTGTGGTCACAGATGGAGAGAGAACTGA